CCACCTAAATTAAAATGTAGATGAAAAAAGTAGTATTTCTATTGTTTCTAGTTGCCAGCACTGCGGTAATGGCTCAAACCGGTTATGTACGATCACAAGGTCTTATGCTTGCCATGCCAGAAACGGCAACAGCAAATAAAACCCTGAATGAGCTAGGTACAAAACTTGAAGCAGAAGTCGCTAAAGCAGAACAAAATGCTGCCACTAAAATGCGTAGTCTTCAATATAAGGCTCAAGATCCTGAACTGGGTGATGCTGTAAGGCAAGATCTTGCTTCTCAGGCGGCAACTCTTGAGCAAGAGCTTAATAAAGTGAAGCAAAACGCTCAGATGGAACTGCAAAAAAAGGAAGCAGAACTTATGGAGCCTATTACTACTAGATTAACTCAAGCCATTGAAAAAATTGCAAAAGCAAGAGGTTATAAAATGGTAGTAGACATAAGTTCTGTGAGTTATGCTGATAAAGAACTCGATATCACTCTTGATGTAAGTAAAGAACTGGGTATTGCTCCTAAAGAGCAGTAAAAAATTTTGATTGTAATAAATAAAAACCGCAACTCATTGAGCTGCGGTTTTTTTTTACATTCAATAATAGTCAGGAATCAAGAAGGGTTCTCAACTTTGGCCTTAGATGAACGATCTTTAATAAATAGGTAGTAACTGTTAACCATTAGAATAGCTACGTTTGTTATTATAATAGGTATACTACCTAAGAAAATGCCATAAGCAACAAAAAGTGAGCACCCAAAACAGTTTACGGTTCTCAACATCTTGATATTCTTCATGAAGAATGAAAGCAACACCATCGCACTAGCAAAATACCCTAGCAATTCCACTTGAAATACGCTCATAGCCTAAACAGATTTGATTTCTTTAAAGGAGTGCGAAATTACCGATAAGTAAGCGATTTACCTATTGAGCCATACTATTTAGAAAAGAATATTGATCTAGGGTGAAATATCAGTTGTTTTAAATTTACCGCACACCGCACATTTTCAACTACGGTATCGTAAATCCTTCTGGAATTACAGCATTTTTCTTGATCACGACCACACCAGATTTAATCACGTAGTCCTGTTCTTCTCTGTCTGCAAGGTGTTCTCCACCGTTGATGCGTACATCATTGCCTATTCGGCAATTCTTGTCTATGATTGTGTTTTTAATAAAACAACGCTCTCCTATCCCCATGTTGGGAGTGGATTGATTTTGTTCTATTTCTTCAAGAGTTTCATAATAATCGCTACCCATCATATAGGTATTTATAACGGTAGATTCTTTTCCTATTTTGGCACGGATTCCTACGACAGATTGCTCGATTTTAGCAGCTTCTATGATACAACCATCAGCAAAAACGCTTTTGTTAATCATCGTTCCCAAAATTTTAGAGGTGGGCAGGAAACGAGGTCGGGTATAGATTTGTTTGAGGTTGTCGTATAGGTTGAATTCAGGCAAAGCATCAGTGAGTGCAATGTTAGCCTCAAAGAAAGAGTCAATGTTTCCTATGTCTGTCCAGTAACCTTCGTATTGGTAACTGAGAGTCTTATGCTTCTCGATATTCTGTGGGATGATTTCTTTCCCAAAATCCACGGTAGATTCATCTTCCATGAGCTCTACTAACAGATCACGATTGAAAATATAGATTCCCATCGAGGCGAGATAGTGACGACCTTTCTCTTGCATTTCCTCACTTACTTCTGATTCCCAACCTGGTAATTTGTCTGAACTGGGCTTCTCTGTAAAAGATGTGATGAGATTGTTTTCATCAGATTTTAAAATACCAAACGAGGTAGCATCTTTTGCATTAACAGGTATGGTCGCCACAGAGATTTCGGCACCACTTTTCTCATGGGCTTTGATCATCTTATTAAAATCCATCTGGTACAATTGATCACCTGAAAGTATCAAGACATATTCAAAATCTTGTCGCATAAAGTGATGCATACTTTGTCGCACCGCATCTGCCGTTCCTTGAAACCAGTTAGAATTTCCTGGAGTTTGCTCAGCAGCGAGTACATCCACAAAGGCGCTACTCATAAAACTGAAGTGATAGGTGTTTTTGATATGCCTATTCAAAGAAGCAGAATTGAATTGAGTCAAAACAAACATTCTTTTAATATCAGAATTGATACAGTTGGAAATAGGAATGTCCACAAGCCTGTATTTTCCAGCAATGGGAACAGCAGGTTTTGATCTACTCTCTGTAAGAGGAAATAATCTTGAGCCTTGACCGCCGCCTAGGATAATGGAAATAACTTTGTTGTTGATCATGGTTTATTTTTTAGTTGCTTCGTAAAGTTCTTTGGTTTGTTTTGCGATGGCTCGCCAGTCAAAATATTCTTCCACTCGTTTTCTTCCAGCTTGTCCCATACGTTTTCTGAGCTCTGGATTGTTGATCAATTGATTTATTTTTTCGGCGAGATCTTCAGAGAATTTTTCTGGGCTTTTAGGCTCAAAAGGAGCCTTTTTCTGCTGGTCAATTTCTATAAGATGACCCGTCACGCCTTCAATAACCACTTCTTTAATGCCTCCCACGGCACTGGCCACTACTGGGCATTCACAAGCCATTGCCTCCACATTTATGATTCCGAAGGGTTCATAGATAGAAGGGCAACAAAATACCGCAGCGTGAGAGTAAAGCTCTATAATACTGCGTTTATCCAGCATCTCAGCAATCCAGATGATGTTCTCTCTGTGCTTTCTAGCATCCTGAACCGCTCGTTCCATTTCCTTGCCTATTTCTGGGGTGTCTGGTGCGCCGGCGCAGAGTACGACTTGAGTATCTGGATCGATATGCCTGATCGCATTTACCAGATGAATAATCCCCTTTTGTTTAGTAATTCTACCTACAAATAATACAAAAGGTTTATATGGATCGATTCCATGCTTTATTAAAGCCGCAGTACTGGTTTTCTTCTGGTATTCCTGTAGATCAATCCCGTTATAGATTACTTTGATCTTGTTTTCTGCAATATCAAAATGCTCTAAGACATCTTGTTTTGTGCCTTCTGAGACTGCAATAATGGCATCTGCCATTTCTATGGCCGTTTTTTCAACCCAAGATGAAGCGTCGTAACCACCGCCCAACTGATCGCGTTTCCAAGGACGCAAGGGCTCTACAGAATGCGTGGTTACCACCAGTGCAGTTCCATAACAAAGTTTAGCAATAATTCCTGCAAAATGAGAATACCAGGTGTGACAATGTACAACATCAGCATCCATGGGTATCGCATTCATCTGCACACCTGTTTGAAGGGTTTGTAACAAGCCTTTAATTTTAGGATCAGCCTTATCAAAAAAAGAGTCTTTAAAATCGTACCCATGGACAGATAGCTGTTCACTGCTTATATCTTGATCACCAAAACATCTCACCTCCACTTCCATAAGTTCTGCTAAGAATTTAGCCAGATATTCTACGTGTACTCCGGCTCCGCCATAAACATGAGGTGGGAATTCTTTGGTAAGGAAAGTAACTTTCATAAGTTTTAAAAGGTGAGTTAATAATCAGTTGCTTAAAATTAAGCAAGTAATTCCAGATTAAGGCTTTATTGAACCTAAGTATCCTATAAATTGACGATTTCTTAGCATGAGTAAGTTACAGATTGTAATTTTGAGTTCTAGAATGACCTATCTATATATTAAGTCTCTGCACCTTATTTTTGTGATCACTTGGTTCGCAGGCTTATTCTATATCCCTAGATTATTGGTATATCAAATAGAAGCACACAACAAGCCTGAACCTGATAAATCCATTCTACTCAACCAACTCAAATTGATGACTAAGAGACTCTGGACCATCATTACCTGGCCCAGCGCAATACTTGCTACTTTATTTGCCATTTGGTTGCTTATACTTCAGCCTGCATGGTTGCAGCAATCTTGGATGCATGTGAAGCTAGCCTTTGTAGTGCTATTGATAATCTACCACTTAAAGACTGGTTTTATAATTAGCGAATTAGATCGTAATGTGGTTAAATGGACCTCAAACGGTATGCGGCTTTATAATGAGGGAGCAACGCTCATCTTATTTTCCGTAGTTTTCCTAGTCATTCTGAAAAGCGCTTTATCTTGGATTACAGGAGTTATAGGCCTAATTGTATTTGCGCTAATCTTGATGATTCTATTTAAAATCTACAAACGTTATCGCTCGAGACAAAGTGAGTGATTATTACGCTTTCGCGAAAGCGTAACTATTTACAATCACCTTACTTCACATAACCGTAGTAATTATCAATGATCTGTGTACGATGGTTTCTCACAAACTCGATGAAGGTTTTTGGGGCAATGGGCAAATTTTTAGATTTCATCCAGATGATATTCCAATAGGTCTCCACCGGGAGACCCTTGGCAGGTATGATTTTAAGGTCACCGCTTTTTAAGGAATCTTGAATGCCTATAAGTGGCATAATAGATACACCCAGACCAGCAATCACTGCCTGTTTAACTGCCTCATTTGAGGTAAGCTCTATGGTTTTTTTTACTTTTAGTTGACGCTGGGCGATGTAGTTTTCCATCGCAAGTCGTGTAGCGCTTCCCTGTTCACGGTAGATCAGTCGGTATTGCTCAAGGTTCTTTTTGCTGATGCTCTTTTCCAGATCTGGCATCTCCTTACCGCCCACGAGATAAAGTTGATTTTTCATAAGCGAGATGGAATGAGCCTTTATTTTTCTAGGGATGGTAGAAACCATAGCGATGTCGATCTCATTGTTCTCGAGACTTTTAAGAACTGAGGATTTATTGGTGACATCTACAGATAGATCCACGCTAGGGTATTTTTCTAGAAAATCGGTAATGAAAAAGGGCACGATGTACTTTGCTGTAGAAACGGCACCTATTTTTAGCTTACCTGCGACCGCGCCCTGATAAGTTTTTGACTTGTAATTGATCGCTTCTATCTCATCTAAAATGCGTTGAGCAGTATCAGCAATTTCATGGCCAAATTCTGTTATGGAGATGCGCCTACCTACAGTTTCAAAAAGAGGAATTTCAAATTGATCCTGCAATTTTTTAAGCTGAACTGATACTGCCGGCTGGGATAAAAACAGTTCTTCTGATGCTTTGGTAACACTACCTGTATCTCGCACCTTGAGTAAAACGCTCAGTTGATGAAGAGTGTAATTCATAAATGATGATTATAGAATTGATAATAAATATAAATTACAAATTATGAAAGATAGCCGCATCTTTGCGCAAAATTTAATGGGAATCTATATCCTGCATTCCTAATTTGAGATAGCAAATGGACTTACATCTACTCGTAGACAACCTATCAAACCCTGCTTTACTATTCTTTTTCTTGGGGCTTATTGCTGTTCAGCTTAAAAGTGACCTGCGCATTCCAGAAAATTCTTCTAAGTTTATATCGCTTTACCTCTTGTTATCTATAGGTTTTAAGGGAGGGCAGGAATTGTCACACAGTACTATAGATGGTGAGATTATCTGGTCCT
This genomic interval from Nonlabens spongiae contains the following:
- a CDS encoding OmpH family outer membrane protein; the protein is MKKVVFLLFLVASTAVMAQTGYVRSQGLMLAMPETATANKTLNELGTKLEAEVAKAEQNAATKMRSLQYKAQDPELGDAVRQDLASQAATLEQELNKVKQNAQMELQKKEAELMEPITTRLTQAIEKIAKARGYKMVVDISSVSYADKELDITLDVSKELGIAPKEQ
- a CDS encoding glucose-1-phosphate adenylyltransferase; this translates as MINNKVISIILGGGQGSRLFPLTESRSKPAVPIAGKYRLVDIPISNCINSDIKRMFVLTQFNSASLNRHIKNTYHFSFMSSAFVDVLAAEQTPGNSNWFQGTADAVRQSMHHFMRQDFEYVLILSGDQLYQMDFNKMIKAHEKSGAEISVATIPVNAKDATSFGILKSDENNLITSFTEKPSSDKLPGWESEVSEEMQEKGRHYLASMGIYIFNRDLLVELMEDESTVDFGKEIIPQNIEKHKTLSYQYEGYWTDIGNIDSFFEANIALTDALPEFNLYDNLKQIYTRPRFLPTSKILGTMINKSVFADGCIIEAAKIEQSVVGIRAKIGKESTVINTYMMGSDYYETLEEIEQNQSTPNMGIGERCFIKNTIIDKNCRIGNDVRINGGEHLADREEQDYVIKSGVVVIKKNAVIPEGFTIP
- a CDS encoding LysR family transcriptional regulator, with product MNYTLHQLSVLLKVRDTGSVTKASEELFLSQPAVSVQLKKLQDQFEIPLFETVGRRISITEFGHEIADTAQRILDEIEAINYKSKTYQGAVAGKLKIGAVSTAKYIVPFFITDFLEKYPSVDLSVDVTNKSSVLKSLENNEIDIAMVSTIPRKIKAHSISLMKNQLYLVGGKEMPDLEKSISKKNLEQYRLIYREQGSATRLAMENYIAQRQLKVKKTIELTSNEAVKQAVIAGLGVSIMPLIGIQDSLKSGDLKIIPAKGLPVETYWNIIWMKSKNLPIAPKTFIEFVRNHRTQIIDNYYGYVK
- a CDS encoding YgjV family protein; the protein is MSVFQVELLGYFASAMVLLSFFMKNIKMLRTVNCFGCSLFVAYGIFLGSIPIIITNVAILMVNSYYLFIKDRSSKAKVENPS
- a CDS encoding CopD family protein, which gives rise to MSKLQIVILSSRMTYLYIKSLHLIFVITWFAGLFYIPRLLVYQIEAHNKPEPDKSILLNQLKLMTKRLWTIITWPSAILATLFAIWLLILQPAWLQQSWMHVKLAFVVLLIIYHLKTGFIISELDRNVVKWTSNGMRLYNEGATLILFSVVFLVILKSALSWITGVIGLIVFALILMILFKIYKRYRSRQSE
- the glgA gene encoding glycogen synthase, which produces MKVTFLTKEFPPHVYGGAGVHVEYLAKFLAELMEVEVRCFGDQDISSEQLSVHGYDFKDSFFDKADPKIKGLLQTLQTGVQMNAIPMDADVVHCHTWYSHFAGIIAKLCYGTALVVTTHSVEPLRPWKRDQLGGGYDASSWVEKTAIEMADAIIAVSEGTKQDVLEHFDIAENKIKVIYNGIDLQEYQKKTSTAALIKHGIDPYKPFVLFVGRITKQKGIIHLVNAIRHIDPDTQVVLCAGAPDTPEIGKEMERAVQDARKHRENIIWIAEMLDKRSIIELYSHAAVFCCPSIYEPFGIINVEAMACECPVVASAVGGIKEVVIEGVTGHLIEIDQQKKAPFEPKSPEKFSEDLAEKINQLINNPELRKRMGQAGRKRVEEYFDWRAIAKQTKELYEATKK